In Xiphophorus couchianus chromosome 24, X_couchianus-1.0, whole genome shotgun sequence, a single genomic region encodes these proteins:
- the LOC114140525 gene encoding ephrin type-B receptor 4-like isoform X3: MESGQRAEAGRGRASPRGLLVLLGCCWFCWAEEEVLMNTKLETSDLRWTNHPADDQQWEELSGLDEDSNSVRTFQICTPSSPASYWLRTRWIPRRAATTLYVEIRFTMMECAEMNQRHCKETFNLYYYQADADEATPTHPAWMENPYTKAAALAADHLLRRGGAERRSNLKLLRLEGLKGAGLYLAFQSQGACMALLAVRIFFRKCPPLRRAFAAFPETVPHSLVEQARGVCVENAVTPPGELAQPPSMLCGEDGQWVGPPTSSCACRPGYEAGDGDLRCRACPSGNFKMEPGSGGCTSCPDNSNTRIPGSAYCPCLHGYDRADSDPPHAACTRPPSAPRHPVSQLNDSSLILEWMEPLDRGGRGDLSYRLACSSCGDAGNAGNAGSSESPAQRLVGSCSPCDDSILFRPSQTGLTRPRVTIWGLRPQTRYMFTIQSVNGVSAVSQSEPASVSINVTSSRDAPPPVSGLRREAASESSLSLTWTAPVLQNQQPVLEYQLRFRPLADRQAPWEYRSSPSCSLVLSGLRRATRYQVQVRAQTQAGYGSFSGAGSFSTLPDGPTHSQLVLTAVLVTVATLLLVAAATAGFICYRKRRRRRPSRTDKAAMKVYIDPFTYEDPNEAVREFAKEIDASFVKIEEVIGAGEFGEVCRGRLRLPGRKENFVAIKTLKGGYTEQQRRDFLSEASIMGQFQHPNIIHLEGVITTSCPVMILTEFMENGALDSFLRVNDGQFTPIQLVGMLRGIAAGMKHLADMSFVHRDLAARNILVNANLVCKVSDFGLSRFLTENSSDPTYTSSLGGKIPIRWTAPEAISYRKFTSASDVWSYGIVMWEVMSYGERPYWDMSNQDVINAIEQDYRLPPPPDCPASLHSLMLDCWQTERANRPRFCHIVSGLDRLIRNPASLKATPPEMPSPSQPLLDQRVLPPPSACGSVSEWLRAIKMERYQQNFVQAGLTSLDVVSQLNTDDLLRVGVTLAGHQKKILSSIQTLRIHKATPTLLY, encoded by the exons ATGGAGAGCGGCCAGCGGGCGGAGGCAGGCCGGGGCCGCGCCTCCCCCCGCgggctgctggttctgctgggctgctgctggttctgttgggccGAGGAGG AGGTTCTGATGAACACCAAGCTGGAGACGTCGGACCTGCGCTGGACCAATCATCCTGCAGACGACCAGCAG TGGGAGGAGCTGAGCGGATTGGACGAGGACTCCAACAGCGTCCGGACCTTCCAGATCTGCACGCCATCCAGCCCGGCCTCCTATTGGCTGCGGACGCGTTGGATCCCGCGCCGCGCCGCCACCACGCTCTACGTGGAGATCCG GTTCACCATGATGGAGTGCGCGGAGATGAACCAGCGGCACTGCAAGGAGACCTTTAACCTTTACTACTACCAGGCGGACGCCGACGaggccacgcccacacaccccgCCTGGATGGAGAACCCCTACACCAAAGCGGCCGCCTTGGCGGCAGACCACCTGCTGCGGCGCGGCGGCGCCGAGCGGCGCTCCAACCTCAAGCTGCTGCGCCTGGAGGGCCTGAAGGGGGCGGGGCTTTACCTGGCCTTCCAGAGCCAGGGCGCCTGCATGGCGCTGCTCGCCGTCCGCATCTTCTTCAGGAAGTGCCCGCCGCTGCGCCGCGCCTTCGCCGCCTTCCCCGAGACCGTCCCCCACTCGCTGGTGGAGCAG GCACGCGGTGTCTGCGTAGAGAACGCCGTGACGCCGCCCGGCGAGCTGGCCCAGCCTCCCAGCATGCTCTGCGGCGAGGACGGCCAGTGGGTGGGGCCGCCCACCTCCAGCTGCGCCTGCCGCCCTGGGTACGAAGCCGGAGACGGCGACCTGCGCTGCCGAG CCTGTCCTTCAGGAAACTTCAAGATGGAACCAGGAAGTGGAGGCTGCACTTCCTGTCCAGACAACAGCAACACCAGGATCCCAGGCTCCGCCTACTGCCCCTGTCTCCATGGTTACGATCGGGCCGACTCCGACCCGCCGCACGCGGCCTGCACAC GCCCGCCGTCGGCCCCCCGCCACCCGGTCAGTCAGCTGAACGACTCCTCGCTCATCCTGGAGTGGATGGAGCCGCTGGACCGAGGAGGACGGGGAGACCTGAGCTACCGGTTGGCGTGCTCCTCCTGCGGGGACGCTGGGAACGCTGGGAACGCTGGGAGCAGTGA GTCTCCTGCTCAGCGATTGGTCGGCTCCTGCTCGCCCTGTGATGACAGCATCCTGTTCCGCCCCTCCCAGACGGGCCTGACCCGACCCCGGGTCACCATCTGGGGGCTCCGCCCACAGACCAGGTACATGTTCACCATCCAATCGGTGAACGGCGTGTCTGcggtcagccaatcagagccggCCTCCGTCAGCATCAACGTCACCAGCAGCAGAGACG CTCCGCCCCCGGTGTCCGGCCTGAGGAGGGAGGCGGCGTCCGAGTCCAGCTTGTCCCTGACCTGGACCGCTCCGGTTCTGCAGAACCAGCAGCCGGTCCTGGAGTACCAGCTGCGGTTCCGGCCGCTCGCCGACCGCCAAGCCCCCTGGGAGTACCGGTCCAGCCCGTCCTGCTCCCTGGTTCTGTCGGGCCTGCGGCGGGCCACCCGGTACCAGGTCCAGGTCCGGGCCCAGACCCAGGCGGGTTATGGGTCGTTCAGCGGCGCCGGCAGCTTCAGCACTCTGCCCGACG GTCCGACCCACTCCCAGCTGGTGCTTACCGCCGTCCTCGTCACTGTGGCGACGCTGCTGCTGGTCGCCGCGGCGACGGCCGGATTCATCTGCTACAG AAAGCGCCGGCGGCGCCGCCCGTCCCGGACCGATAAGGCGG CGATGAAGGTGTACATCGACCCGTTTACCTACGAGGATCCCAACGAGGCGGTCCGAGAGTTCGCCAAGGAGATCGATGCCTCCTTCGTAAAGATCGAGGAAGTGATCGGCGCTG GTGAGTTCGGTGAGGTGTGCCGCGGCCGGCTGCGTCTCCCCGGCAGGAAGGAGAACTTTGTGGCCATCAAGACGCTGAAGGGCGGCtacacagagcagcagaggcGGGACTTCCTGTCGGAGGCGTCCATCATGGGTCAGTTCCAGCATCCCAACATCATCCACCTGGAGGGCGTCATCACCACTTCCTGTCCCGTCATGATCCTCACCGAGTTCATGGAGAACGGAGCGCTGGACAGCTTTCTGCGG GTGAACGACGGTCAGTTCACCCCCATCCAGCTGGTGGGGATGCTGCGCGGCATCGCTGCAGGGATGAAGCATCTGGCCGACATGAGCTTCGTCCACAGAGACCTGGCGGCTCGAAACATCCTGGTCAACGCCAACCTGGTCTGCAAG GTGTCGGACTTCGGTCTCAGCCGGTTCCTGACGGAGAACTCGTCCGACCCGACCTACACCAGCTCTCTG GGAGGGAAGATCCCCATCAGGTGGACGGCTCCTGAAGCCATTTCCTACAG GAAGTTCACCTCAGCCAGCGACGTCTGGAGCTACGGCATCGTCATGTGGGAAGTGATGTCATACGGAGAGCGGCCATATTGGGACATGAGCAATCAGGAT GTGATCAACGCCATCGAGCAGGACTACCGCCTGCCGCCGCCGCCAGACTGCCCCGCCTCGCTCCACAGCCTGATGCTGGACTGCTGGCAGACGGAGCGCGCCAACCGGCCCAGGTTCTGCCACATCGTGTCCGGGCTGGACCGGCTGATCCGGAACCCCGCCTCCCTGAAGGCCACGCCCCCAGAGATGCCCAG TCCCTCCCAGCCCCTGTTGGACCAGCGCGTCCTGCCGCCGCCATCAGCCTGCGGTTCCGTGTCCGAGTGGCTCCGGGCCATCAAGATGGAGCGGTACCAGCAGAACTTCGTCCAGGCCGGGCTGACCAGCCTGGACGTGGTGTCGCAGCTCAACACAGA CGACCTGCTTAGAGTGGGCGTCACCCTCGCCGGCCACCAGAAGAAGATCCTCTCCTCCATCCAGACGCTCAGGATTCACAAAGCCACGCCCACTCTGCTCTACTGA
- the LOC114140525 gene encoding ephrin type-B receptor 4-like isoform X2, producing MESGQRAEAGRGRASPRGLLVLLGCCWFCWAEEEVLMNTKLETSDLRWTNHPADDQQWEELSGLDEDSNSVRTFQICTPSSPASYWLRTRWIPRRAATTLYVEIRFTMMECAEMNQRHCKETFNLYYYQADADEATPTHPAWMENPYTKAAALAADHLLRRGGAERRSNLKLLRLEGLKGAGLYLAFQSQGACMALLAVRIFFRKCPPLRRAFAAFPETVPHSLVEQARGVCVENAVTPPGELAQPPSMLCGEDGQWVGPPTSSCACRPGYEAGDGDLRCRACPSGNFKMEPGSGGCTSCPDNSNTRIPGSAYCPCLHGYDRADSDPPHAACTRPPSAPRHPVSQLNDSSLILEWMEPLDRGGRGDLSYRLACSSCGDAGNAGNAGSSERLVGSCSPCDDSILFRPSQTGLTRPRVTIWGLRPQTRYMFTIQSVNGVSAVSQSEPASVSINVTSSRDAPPPVSGLRREAASESSLSLTWTAPVLQNQQPVLEYQLRFRPLADRQAPWEYRSSPSCSLVLSGLRRATRYQVQVRAQTQAGYGSFSGAGSFSTLPDGPTHSQLVLTAVLVTVATLLLVAAATAGFICYRKRRRRRPSRTDKAGQYQMGQAMKVYIDPFTYEDPNEAVREFAKEIDASFVKIEEVIGAGEFGEVCRGRLRLPGRKENFVAIKTLKGGYTEQQRRDFLSEASIMGQFQHPNIIHLEGVITTSCPVMILTEFMENGALDSFLRVNDGQFTPIQLVGMLRGIAAGMKHLADMSFVHRDLAARNILVNANLVCKVSDFGLSRFLTENSSDPTYTSSLGGKIPIRWTAPEAISYRKFTSASDVWSYGIVMWEVMSYGERPYWDMSNQDVINAIEQDYRLPPPPDCPASLHSLMLDCWQTERANRPRFCHIVSGLDRLIRNPASLKATPPEMPSPSQPLLDQRVLPPPSACGSVSEWLRAIKMERYQQNFVQAGLTSLDVVSQLNTDDLLRVGVTLAGHQKKILSSIQTLRIHKATPTLLY from the exons ATGGAGAGCGGCCAGCGGGCGGAGGCAGGCCGGGGCCGCGCCTCCCCCCGCgggctgctggttctgctgggctgctgctggttctgttgggccGAGGAGG AGGTTCTGATGAACACCAAGCTGGAGACGTCGGACCTGCGCTGGACCAATCATCCTGCAGACGACCAGCAG TGGGAGGAGCTGAGCGGATTGGACGAGGACTCCAACAGCGTCCGGACCTTCCAGATCTGCACGCCATCCAGCCCGGCCTCCTATTGGCTGCGGACGCGTTGGATCCCGCGCCGCGCCGCCACCACGCTCTACGTGGAGATCCG GTTCACCATGATGGAGTGCGCGGAGATGAACCAGCGGCACTGCAAGGAGACCTTTAACCTTTACTACTACCAGGCGGACGCCGACGaggccacgcccacacaccccgCCTGGATGGAGAACCCCTACACCAAAGCGGCCGCCTTGGCGGCAGACCACCTGCTGCGGCGCGGCGGCGCCGAGCGGCGCTCCAACCTCAAGCTGCTGCGCCTGGAGGGCCTGAAGGGGGCGGGGCTTTACCTGGCCTTCCAGAGCCAGGGCGCCTGCATGGCGCTGCTCGCCGTCCGCATCTTCTTCAGGAAGTGCCCGCCGCTGCGCCGCGCCTTCGCCGCCTTCCCCGAGACCGTCCCCCACTCGCTGGTGGAGCAG GCACGCGGTGTCTGCGTAGAGAACGCCGTGACGCCGCCCGGCGAGCTGGCCCAGCCTCCCAGCATGCTCTGCGGCGAGGACGGCCAGTGGGTGGGGCCGCCCACCTCCAGCTGCGCCTGCCGCCCTGGGTACGAAGCCGGAGACGGCGACCTGCGCTGCCGAG CCTGTCCTTCAGGAAACTTCAAGATGGAACCAGGAAGTGGAGGCTGCACTTCCTGTCCAGACAACAGCAACACCAGGATCCCAGGCTCCGCCTACTGCCCCTGTCTCCATGGTTACGATCGGGCCGACTCCGACCCGCCGCACGCGGCCTGCACAC GCCCGCCGTCGGCCCCCCGCCACCCGGTCAGTCAGCTGAACGACTCCTCGCTCATCCTGGAGTGGATGGAGCCGCTGGACCGAGGAGGACGGGGAGACCTGAGCTACCGGTTGGCGTGCTCCTCCTGCGGGGACGCTGGGAACGCTGGGAACGCTGGGAGCAGTGAG CGATTGGTCGGCTCCTGCTCGCCCTGTGATGACAGCATCCTGTTCCGCCCCTCCCAGACGGGCCTGACCCGACCCCGGGTCACCATCTGGGGGCTCCGCCCACAGACCAGGTACATGTTCACCATCCAATCGGTGAACGGCGTGTCTGcggtcagccaatcagagccggCCTCCGTCAGCATCAACGTCACCAGCAGCAGAGACG CTCCGCCCCCGGTGTCCGGCCTGAGGAGGGAGGCGGCGTCCGAGTCCAGCTTGTCCCTGACCTGGACCGCTCCGGTTCTGCAGAACCAGCAGCCGGTCCTGGAGTACCAGCTGCGGTTCCGGCCGCTCGCCGACCGCCAAGCCCCCTGGGAGTACCGGTCCAGCCCGTCCTGCTCCCTGGTTCTGTCGGGCCTGCGGCGGGCCACCCGGTACCAGGTCCAGGTCCGGGCCCAGACCCAGGCGGGTTATGGGTCGTTCAGCGGCGCCGGCAGCTTCAGCACTCTGCCCGACG GTCCGACCCACTCCCAGCTGGTGCTTACCGCCGTCCTCGTCACTGTGGCGACGCTGCTGCTGGTCGCCGCGGCGACGGCCGGATTCATCTGCTACAG AAAGCGCCGGCGGCGCCGCCCGTCCCGGACCGATAAGGCGGGTCAGTACCAGATGGGACAGG CGATGAAGGTGTACATCGACCCGTTTACCTACGAGGATCCCAACGAGGCGGTCCGAGAGTTCGCCAAGGAGATCGATGCCTCCTTCGTAAAGATCGAGGAAGTGATCGGCGCTG GTGAGTTCGGTGAGGTGTGCCGCGGCCGGCTGCGTCTCCCCGGCAGGAAGGAGAACTTTGTGGCCATCAAGACGCTGAAGGGCGGCtacacagagcagcagaggcGGGACTTCCTGTCGGAGGCGTCCATCATGGGTCAGTTCCAGCATCCCAACATCATCCACCTGGAGGGCGTCATCACCACTTCCTGTCCCGTCATGATCCTCACCGAGTTCATGGAGAACGGAGCGCTGGACAGCTTTCTGCGG GTGAACGACGGTCAGTTCACCCCCATCCAGCTGGTGGGGATGCTGCGCGGCATCGCTGCAGGGATGAAGCATCTGGCCGACATGAGCTTCGTCCACAGAGACCTGGCGGCTCGAAACATCCTGGTCAACGCCAACCTGGTCTGCAAG GTGTCGGACTTCGGTCTCAGCCGGTTCCTGACGGAGAACTCGTCCGACCCGACCTACACCAGCTCTCTG GGAGGGAAGATCCCCATCAGGTGGACGGCTCCTGAAGCCATTTCCTACAG GAAGTTCACCTCAGCCAGCGACGTCTGGAGCTACGGCATCGTCATGTGGGAAGTGATGTCATACGGAGAGCGGCCATATTGGGACATGAGCAATCAGGAT GTGATCAACGCCATCGAGCAGGACTACCGCCTGCCGCCGCCGCCAGACTGCCCCGCCTCGCTCCACAGCCTGATGCTGGACTGCTGGCAGACGGAGCGCGCCAACCGGCCCAGGTTCTGCCACATCGTGTCCGGGCTGGACCGGCTGATCCGGAACCCCGCCTCCCTGAAGGCCACGCCCCCAGAGATGCCCAG TCCCTCCCAGCCCCTGTTGGACCAGCGCGTCCTGCCGCCGCCATCAGCCTGCGGTTCCGTGTCCGAGTGGCTCCGGGCCATCAAGATGGAGCGGTACCAGCAGAACTTCGTCCAGGCCGGGCTGACCAGCCTGGACGTGGTGTCGCAGCTCAACACAGA CGACCTGCTTAGAGTGGGCGTCACCCTCGCCGGCCACCAGAAGAAGATCCTCTCCTCCATCCAGACGCTCAGGATTCACAAAGCCACGCCCACTCTGCTCTACTGA
- the LOC114140525 gene encoding ephrin type-B receptor 4-like isoform X5, which translates to MNTKLETSDLRWTNHPADDQQWEELSGLDEDSNSVRTFQICTPSSPASYWLRTRWIPRRAATTLYVEIRFTMMECAEMNQRHCKETFNLYYYQADADEATPTHPAWMENPYTKAAALAADHLLRRGGAERRSNLKLLRLEGLKGAGLYLAFQSQGACMALLAVRIFFRKCPPLRRAFAAFPETVPHSLVEQARGVCVENAVTPPGELAQPPSMLCGEDGQWVGPPTSSCACRPGYEAGDGDLRCRACPSGNFKMEPGSGGCTSCPDNSNTRIPGSAYCPCLHGYDRADSDPPHAACTRPPSAPRHPVSQLNDSSLILEWMEPLDRGGRGDLSYRLACSSCGDAGNAGNAGSSESPAQRLVGSCSPCDDSILFRPSQTGLTRPRVTIWGLRPQTRYMFTIQSVNGVSAVSQSEPASVSINVTSSRDAPPPVSGLRREAASESSLSLTWTAPVLQNQQPVLEYQLRFRPLADRQAPWEYRSSPSCSLVLSGLRRATRYQVQVRAQTQAGYGSFSGAGSFSTLPDGPTHSQLVLTAVLVTVATLLLVAAATAGFICYRKRRRRRPSRTDKAGQYQMGQAMKVYIDPFTYEDPNEAVREFAKEIDASFVKIEEVIGAGEFGEVCRGRLRLPGRKENFVAIKTLKGGYTEQQRRDFLSEASIMGQFQHPNIIHLEGVITTSCPVMILTEFMENGALDSFLRVNDGQFTPIQLVGMLRGIAAGMKHLADMSFVHRDLAARNILVNANLVCKVSDFGLSRFLTENSSDPTYTSSLGGKIPIRWTAPEAISYRKFTSASDVWSYGIVMWEVMSYGERPYWDMSNQDVINAIEQDYRLPPPPDCPASLHSLMLDCWQTERANRPRFCHIVSGLDRLIRNPASLKATPPEMPSPSQPLLDQRVLPPPSACGSVSEWLRAIKMERYQQNFVQAGLTSLDVVSQLNTDDLLRVGVTLAGHQKKILSSIQTLRIHKATPTLLY; encoded by the exons ATGAACACCAAGCTGGAGACGTCGGACCTGCGCTGGACCAATCATCCTGCAGACGACCAGCAG TGGGAGGAGCTGAGCGGATTGGACGAGGACTCCAACAGCGTCCGGACCTTCCAGATCTGCACGCCATCCAGCCCGGCCTCCTATTGGCTGCGGACGCGTTGGATCCCGCGCCGCGCCGCCACCACGCTCTACGTGGAGATCCG GTTCACCATGATGGAGTGCGCGGAGATGAACCAGCGGCACTGCAAGGAGACCTTTAACCTTTACTACTACCAGGCGGACGCCGACGaggccacgcccacacaccccgCCTGGATGGAGAACCCCTACACCAAAGCGGCCGCCTTGGCGGCAGACCACCTGCTGCGGCGCGGCGGCGCCGAGCGGCGCTCCAACCTCAAGCTGCTGCGCCTGGAGGGCCTGAAGGGGGCGGGGCTTTACCTGGCCTTCCAGAGCCAGGGCGCCTGCATGGCGCTGCTCGCCGTCCGCATCTTCTTCAGGAAGTGCCCGCCGCTGCGCCGCGCCTTCGCCGCCTTCCCCGAGACCGTCCCCCACTCGCTGGTGGAGCAG GCACGCGGTGTCTGCGTAGAGAACGCCGTGACGCCGCCCGGCGAGCTGGCCCAGCCTCCCAGCATGCTCTGCGGCGAGGACGGCCAGTGGGTGGGGCCGCCCACCTCCAGCTGCGCCTGCCGCCCTGGGTACGAAGCCGGAGACGGCGACCTGCGCTGCCGAG CCTGTCCTTCAGGAAACTTCAAGATGGAACCAGGAAGTGGAGGCTGCACTTCCTGTCCAGACAACAGCAACACCAGGATCCCAGGCTCCGCCTACTGCCCCTGTCTCCATGGTTACGATCGGGCCGACTCCGACCCGCCGCACGCGGCCTGCACAC GCCCGCCGTCGGCCCCCCGCCACCCGGTCAGTCAGCTGAACGACTCCTCGCTCATCCTGGAGTGGATGGAGCCGCTGGACCGAGGAGGACGGGGAGACCTGAGCTACCGGTTGGCGTGCTCCTCCTGCGGGGACGCTGGGAACGCTGGGAACGCTGGGAGCAGTGA GTCTCCTGCTCAGCGATTGGTCGGCTCCTGCTCGCCCTGTGATGACAGCATCCTGTTCCGCCCCTCCCAGACGGGCCTGACCCGACCCCGGGTCACCATCTGGGGGCTCCGCCCACAGACCAGGTACATGTTCACCATCCAATCGGTGAACGGCGTGTCTGcggtcagccaatcagagccggCCTCCGTCAGCATCAACGTCACCAGCAGCAGAGACG CTCCGCCCCCGGTGTCCGGCCTGAGGAGGGAGGCGGCGTCCGAGTCCAGCTTGTCCCTGACCTGGACCGCTCCGGTTCTGCAGAACCAGCAGCCGGTCCTGGAGTACCAGCTGCGGTTCCGGCCGCTCGCCGACCGCCAAGCCCCCTGGGAGTACCGGTCCAGCCCGTCCTGCTCCCTGGTTCTGTCGGGCCTGCGGCGGGCCACCCGGTACCAGGTCCAGGTCCGGGCCCAGACCCAGGCGGGTTATGGGTCGTTCAGCGGCGCCGGCAGCTTCAGCACTCTGCCCGACG GTCCGACCCACTCCCAGCTGGTGCTTACCGCCGTCCTCGTCACTGTGGCGACGCTGCTGCTGGTCGCCGCGGCGACGGCCGGATTCATCTGCTACAG AAAGCGCCGGCGGCGCCGCCCGTCCCGGACCGATAAGGCGGGTCAGTACCAGATGGGACAGG CGATGAAGGTGTACATCGACCCGTTTACCTACGAGGATCCCAACGAGGCGGTCCGAGAGTTCGCCAAGGAGATCGATGCCTCCTTCGTAAAGATCGAGGAAGTGATCGGCGCTG GTGAGTTCGGTGAGGTGTGCCGCGGCCGGCTGCGTCTCCCCGGCAGGAAGGAGAACTTTGTGGCCATCAAGACGCTGAAGGGCGGCtacacagagcagcagaggcGGGACTTCCTGTCGGAGGCGTCCATCATGGGTCAGTTCCAGCATCCCAACATCATCCACCTGGAGGGCGTCATCACCACTTCCTGTCCCGTCATGATCCTCACCGAGTTCATGGAGAACGGAGCGCTGGACAGCTTTCTGCGG GTGAACGACGGTCAGTTCACCCCCATCCAGCTGGTGGGGATGCTGCGCGGCATCGCTGCAGGGATGAAGCATCTGGCCGACATGAGCTTCGTCCACAGAGACCTGGCGGCTCGAAACATCCTGGTCAACGCCAACCTGGTCTGCAAG GTGTCGGACTTCGGTCTCAGCCGGTTCCTGACGGAGAACTCGTCCGACCCGACCTACACCAGCTCTCTG GGAGGGAAGATCCCCATCAGGTGGACGGCTCCTGAAGCCATTTCCTACAG GAAGTTCACCTCAGCCAGCGACGTCTGGAGCTACGGCATCGTCATGTGGGAAGTGATGTCATACGGAGAGCGGCCATATTGGGACATGAGCAATCAGGAT GTGATCAACGCCATCGAGCAGGACTACCGCCTGCCGCCGCCGCCAGACTGCCCCGCCTCGCTCCACAGCCTGATGCTGGACTGCTGGCAGACGGAGCGCGCCAACCGGCCCAGGTTCTGCCACATCGTGTCCGGGCTGGACCGGCTGATCCGGAACCCCGCCTCCCTGAAGGCCACGCCCCCAGAGATGCCCAG TCCCTCCCAGCCCCTGTTGGACCAGCGCGTCCTGCCGCCGCCATCAGCCTGCGGTTCCGTGTCCGAGTGGCTCCGGGCCATCAAGATGGAGCGGTACCAGCAGAACTTCGTCCAGGCCGGGCTGACCAGCCTGGACGTGGTGTCGCAGCTCAACACAGA CGACCTGCTTAGAGTGGGCGTCACCCTCGCCGGCCACCAGAAGAAGATCCTCTCCTCCATCCAGACGCTCAGGATTCACAAAGCCACGCCCACTCTGCTCTACTGA